The genomic interval TCTCCCTCGTGGTCATCATTCCGTACCTGATCGCGACCTTCCGGAAGGAGCGGCGCGCATGACCACCCCCACCGCCGCGCTCGGCGTGAAGCAGCGCACCCCGCTGCGCCCGGCCCGGGTCCTGCTGCACACGTTCCTCGTCGTCACCTCGCTGGCCTGGCTCGCCCCGCTGCTGTGGGCGGTCTACGCGGCCCTGCGCCCGTACTCCGAGACCAGCAACAAGGGGTACGTCTCCTGGCCGGACACGCTGAACCTCGACAACTTCAAGAACGCGTTCGAGCAGTCCGACATGACGCACTACTTCGTCAACACCCTGATCATCGCGGTCCCGGCCGTGCTGCTCACGCTGCTGCTGGCGTCGATGGTCGCGTTCTACGTCAGCCGCTTCGACTTCCGGCTCAACATCTTCCTGCTGCTGGTCTTCACGGCCGGCAACCTGCTGCCCCAGCAGGTCATCATCACCCCGCTGTACCGCCTGTACCTGCTGATCGACCTGCCCGGCATCACGATGAGCGGCAAGCTCTACGACTCCGCGCTCGGCCTGGTCCTCATCCACGTGGCGTTCCAATCGGGCTTCTGCGCCTTCGTGTTGAGCAACTACATGCGGATGCTGCCGCACGAGCTGACCGAGGCGGCGCTGGTCGACGGCGCGTCGGTGTGGCGGATGTACTGGCAGATCGTGCTGCCGCTGTGCAAGCCGGCGATGGCGGCCCTGGCCACCCTGCTCTCCATCTGGATCTACAACGACTTCTTCTGGGCGATCGTGCTGATCTCGACCGGCGAGAACATGCCGATCACCTCCGCCCTGAACAACCTCTCCGGCCAGTACTTCACCGACCCCAACCTGGTCGCCGCCGGCGCCCTGCTCACCGCGATCCCCACGCTGATCGTGTACTTCGCACTCCAGCGCCAGTTCGTCAGCGGCCTCACACTGGGCGCCAACAAGGGCTGACGCGCTCCTCAGTTGAAGGAGAACGGCCCGGGCGACTCAGAACGGCCCGGGCCCGCCGAAGCCCCCGAACCCGCCGGGTCCGCCCGGGCCGCCGCCGAACATCCCGCCGTGCGGCCCGTGATGGTGGAACCCGTCGAACAGCGCGTCCGCGAGCAGCATGCCCCCGACCCCGGCGGCACCCGCGACGAGCGCGGTCTTCCACCAGGGCGTGCTGTACCAACCCCCGGCCATGGAACGGCCGTTGACGACCCCGCCGGGGTAGTAGTACGGCGTGCCCGCCCCGGGCCGCGCGGACGCGGTGTACGTCTGCCCGCCCACCGTGACCTGCCCACCGGCCCCCTGCGCGGGCAACTCGGGCCCCGGGTCGAGTCCCAGCGCGCCACGGGCGGTCCGGATGTGATGCAGCCCCTCGACGGCGGTCTGCGTCACCAGCCCGTACTGCATCGGCGAGTAGGCGACGGCGAGTTGACCCTCCGCGGCACGGAGCCGCTCGGTGGCATCGGCGAGCGCCTGCCGGGCGGCGGTGTTGTCGCCTGCGTCCAGCGTCGACAGACTCCCGCCCAGCCGCTCCACCCACCGGGTGGCCTCGGCCCCGGCGTCGGCGTCGTAGGCCTGCGCGGCGGAGCCGGAGGTGTGGCCGCTGCCGCCGAACCGCGAACTCCCGCCGCCCGCCTGCCTCTTGCCGAAGGCGACGGCACCGCCGACGATCAGGGCCAGCAGCACCAACACGATGAAAAACATGACGTCCTCCCGTCCGCGCCGGGATCGGATCACCCCGTACAGGAAGATCAGACGCCTCGGGGCTGAGAGGCCGCTGGACGGCGCCTGAGCGGCGGCTGTGAAGGACGGCGGGGTTCTCGGCCCTTCGGCCCGGCCTCAGCGGCGCAGCGCCCCCACGACGCCTTCTACGGCCCTCAACACATCCCCGTTCCGGACGAGTTCGGCGATGTGCTCGATGTCGGTGTGGAAGACGCGGTCCTCGTCGACGGTCGGGACGGTCTCCCGGATTCTCGCGCGCAGCGCCTCCGCGGCCGGTGAGGGCGCGAGCGGGGCGAGGAGGTCGAGGGCCTGGACGGCGCACATCAGCTCGATGGCTATGACGTAGCCGAGTTTGCGCGTCGCGCGGTAGGCCTTCAGGGCGGCGAGATAGGCGTTGCCGACCGCGTCCTCCTGGTTGGCCGACGTGGTGACGTTGTCCGCGGACGCGGGCACCGCCAGGCCGCGCAGCTCCATGGTCAGGGCGGCGGCCGTGTACTGGGCGATCATGTAGCCGCTGTCGAGGCCGGGTTCGCGGACCAGGAAGGCGGGCAGCTCGCTGAAGTTGCTGTTGACCATGCGGTCGGTACGGCGCTCGGAGACCTTGGCCAGCACCGTCATCGCGTTGACCATGGTGTCGGCCTGGATGCCGACGTACGTGCTGTCGCAGTTCGCCCCGCTCAGCGCCTCCCCGTCCTCGCCCTCGGGGTGGGAAGATCGAGGCCCCGGCGCAGGGGCCGGGGTCGGAGCCCCTCGGTCCCGGCACTGGCCGGCACCG from Streptomyces sp. NBC_01288 carries:
- a CDS encoding aromatic amino acid lyase; this encodes MNRVRVYPQRRRSALPQRRKVSVARVLRLAAFGAGQCRDRGAPTPAPAPGPRSSHPEGEDGEALSGANCDSTYVGIQADTMVNAMTVLAKVSERRTDRMVNSNFSELPAFLVREPGLDSGYMIAQYTAAALTMELRGLAVPASADNVTTSANQEDAVGNAYLAALKAYRATRKLGYVIAIELMCAVQALDLLAPLAPSPAAEALRARIRETVPTVDEDRVFHTDIEHIAELVRNGDVLRAVEGVVGALRR
- a CDS encoding carbohydrate ABC transporter permease, with the translated sequence MTTPTAALGVKQRTPLRPARVLLHTFLVVTSLAWLAPLLWAVYAALRPYSETSNKGYVSWPDTLNLDNFKNAFEQSDMTHYFVNTLIIAVPAVLLTLLLASMVAFYVSRFDFRLNIFLLLVFTAGNLLPQQVIITPLYRLYLLIDLPGITMSGKLYDSALGLVLIHVAFQSGFCAFVLSNYMRMLPHELTEAALVDGASVWRMYWQIVLPLCKPAMAALATLLSIWIYNDFFWAIVLISTGENMPITSALNNLSGQYFTDPNLVAAGALLTAIPTLIVYFALQRQFVSGLTLGANKG